In the Acidobacteriota bacterium genome, one interval contains:
- a CDS encoding M23 family metallopeptidase gives MKKERLFTIIIVPRDSRRMRQFRVSPRILYLFASVALAFVVVGLFATFRYFTAISRLDGYERTVETLGKLREENVRFRAETEGLTEKLAYMETMTRTISHLAGIDMGNPVSTSGGMGGIGGRALQGLGLNGPERLPDLRRRMKELESSLVRMKNETLERSLFLSSIPSEWPVRGYISSWFGGRPDPFSGAPDFHAGLDIAAPSGARVVAAADGTVLFAGAQSGYGYTVILWHRYGITSRYAHLSAIEARTGQSLKKGDSVGYVGSTGRSTGPHLHYEVHLNGKPVNPILFLNRGNPS, from the coding sequence ATGAAAAAAGAGAGACTGTTCACGATCATCATTGTTCCGCGCGACTCCCGCCGAATGCGGCAGTTCCGGGTGTCTCCCCGCATCCTGTACCTTTTTGCGTCCGTGGCCCTGGCTTTCGTTGTCGTTGGCCTCTTCGCCACTTTCCGCTATTTCACGGCCATTTCCCGGCTCGACGGCTACGAGCGCACGGTGGAGACCCTCGGGAAACTGCGGGAGGAGAACGTCCGCTTCCGTGCGGAGACGGAGGGCCTGACGGAGAAACTCGCCTACATGGAAACCATGACCCGAACCATCAGCCACCTGGCGGGAATCGACATGGGGAACCCGGTTTCCACCAGCGGCGGCATGGGCGGAATCGGCGGAAGGGCGCTGCAGGGGCTCGGGCTCAACGGCCCCGAGCGGCTCCCCGATCTGAGGCGGCGGATGAAGGAACTCGAGAGTTCCCTCGTTCGCATGAAGAACGAGACTCTGGAGCGGAGCCTGTTCCTCTCCTCCATCCCCAGCGAGTGGCCGGTCCGGGGTTACATCAGTTCCTGGTTCGGCGGCCGGCCGGACCCCTTCTCCGGCGCCCCTGATTTCCATGCCGGGCTCGACATCGCGGCCCCTTCCGGGGCCCGGGTCGTCGCGGCCGCCGACGGAACGGTCCTCTTTGCCGGCGCCCAGTCGGGCTATGGCTACACCGTGATCCTGTGGCACCGTTACGGGATCACCAGCCGGTACGCGCACCTCTCCGCCATCGAGGCCCGGACCGGGCAGAGCCTGAAGAAAGGCGACAGCGTGGGCTACGTGGGGAGTACCGGCCGCTCCACCGGGCCCCACCTTCACTACGAGGTCCACCTGAACGGCAAGCCTGTCAACCCGATCCTCTTCCTCAACCGGGGGAACCCATCCTGA
- a CDS encoding peptidylprolyl isomerase: MQPGLRPLKHACFVLSMVALSSACGTGPGSGPERRGKGGAATSPVVLRVGDNISTLADFLSFRSNVERRLGITGLAGPAERTELLNHFVLSRLCRVAASTEGVRITDADRANLARGLGLKGEEADGLPEDELLLLALQRSRDIRVPEVTEEEMQAYYNARRGDFDLPVGWHVREILVDDPALARQLFQELVEGGKGRFAHYARQFSLSPSREAGGDMGTFHPGDLPSEFERVIRTLRPGALSGVVNTQYGHHIFYLEEVVHAHAARYPEVRERIRSTLRQEKERQLADELRNALFEKYRPVLFTRSLDFRPDRNLLSPKITVEEFDAH, translated from the coding sequence ATGCAGCCAGGGTTGAGACCGTTGAAACACGCCTGCTTCGTCCTGTCGATGGTTGCACTGTCGAGCGCCTGCGGAACCGGCCCGGGAAGCGGGCCCGAGCGGCGGGGCAAGGGCGGCGCGGCGACGTCCCCCGTGGTCTTGCGGGTGGGTGACAACATCTCCACCCTTGCCGATTTCCTGAGTTTCCGGAGCAATGTGGAACGGCGCCTCGGGATCACGGGCCTGGCCGGCCCCGCGGAACGTACGGAGCTTCTGAACCACTTTGTCCTGAGCCGTTTGTGCCGGGTTGCAGCGAGCACCGAAGGGGTCCGGATCACCGATGCGGACCGGGCGAACCTGGCCCGGGGACTGGGGCTGAAAGGCGAGGAGGCGGACGGCCTGCCGGAGGACGAACTGCTCCTGCTCGCTCTGCAGCGGTCCCGGGACATCCGGGTGCCGGAAGTCACCGAGGAGGAGATGCAGGCGTATTACAACGCGCGGCGGGGGGATTTCGATCTGCCCGTCGGGTGGCACGTCCGGGAGATCCTGGTGGACGACCCCGCGCTGGCCCGGCAGCTGTTCCAGGAGTTGGTCGAGGGGGGGAAAGGCCGCTTCGCGCACTACGCGAGGCAGTTTTCCCTCTCCCCGTCCCGGGAAGCCGGCGGGGACATGGGAACCTTCCACCCGGGAGACCTGCCTTCCGAGTTCGAGCGAGTCATCCGCACCTTGCGTCCGGGCGCCTTGTCGGGGGTGGTCAACACTCAGTACGGCCATCACATCTTCTACCTCGAGGAGGTCGTCCATGCACACGCCGCCCGGTACCCGGAAGTCCGGGAACGGATCCGGTCGACGCTGCGGCAGGAAAAGGAACGACAACTGGCCGACGAGCTTCGGAACGCACTTTTCGAGAAATATCGTCCGGTCCTTTTCACGAGATCCCTGGATTTCCGCCCGGACCGGAACCTGCTCTCACCGAAAATCACCGTGGAGGAATTCGATGCCCACTGA